From Candidatus Neomarinimicrobiota bacterium, one genomic window encodes:
- a CDS encoding PhzF family phenazine biosynthesis protein, producing the protein MATILYQVDAFTDKPFAGNPAGVCILSAPAGESWMQAVAREMNLSETAFLHPDKDGYHLRWFTPVVEVDLCGHAILAS; encoded by the coding sequence ATGGCAACCATTCTTTACCAGGTCGATGCCTTCACCGACAAACCCTTCGCGGGTAATCCCGCCGGTGTCTGCATCCTGTCTGCACCCGCCGGAGAGTCCTGGATGCAGGCCGTGGCCCGGGAAATGAACCTCTCGGAGACAGCCTTTCTCCACCCCGATAAGGACGGCTACCACTTGCGCTGGTTCACTCCAGTGGTGGAAGTAGACCTGTGCGGGCACGCCATCCTGGCCAGCG
- a CDS encoding aspartyl protease family protein, producing the protein MGLTVLEIEVGNPANPAVTVSVEFLIDSGAVYSVVPAPVLEKLGIEPLAEEEFRLANGEKAVRKKGIAFFRYGDKVGGADVIFGQEGDQQLLGALTLEALGLVLDPLRRELKPLPMLLAALGV; encoded by the coding sequence ATGGGATTAACAGTATTGGAAATCGAGGTCGGAAACCCGGCCAATCCGGCAGTAACAGTGAGCGTGGAATTCCTGATAGACTCAGGGGCTGTTTATTCTGTGGTTCCCGCACCTGTTCTTGAAAAGCTCGGTATTGAGCCGCTGGCGGAAGAGGAGTTCCGGCTGGCAAACGGCGAGAAGGCCGTCCGTAAGAAGGGCATTGCGTTCTTCAGGTATGGTGACAAAGTAGGCGGAGCGGATGTCATTTTCGGCCAGGAGGGCGATCAGCAGCTCCTGGGGGCGCTTACCCTTGAGGCGCTGGGCCTGGTCCTGGACCCATTGCGGCGGGAACTGAAGCCACTGCCAATGCTGCTAGCCGCTCTGGGGGTTTAA